One window of Fusarium keratoplasticum isolate Fu6.1 chromosome 2, whole genome shotgun sequence genomic DNA carries:
- a CDS encoding Zn(2)-C6 fungal-type domain-containing protein, which translates to MPYPDGVPGVPGSAPQQQPPLDPAAVKLTRGTSCVLCQQRKVRCDKNKPCANCVKAKVECRVIPPQPPRRRKKRLQEKDLIDRLKKYESLLAEHGVKVDAIGHELRPDGPPGDDVDELENDFEGLKTSPEASSSPATSQVEKTGGGTWFSLHKEFRASEHMLQDSSEDEPEVGSTIHRAFDRMFATDGFPFIIGGPLGPITQLHPSTIHIFQLWQIYIENINPLLKITHIPTVQAQIIEASSDIANAPSNIEALMFSIYFMAITSLEDADVYKRFNESKKELLARYHSGTQQALTKAGFMRVNDPILLQAYILYLFAVRWFVDPRQVFCLIGLAVRIAQRMGLHRDPGQFGLPPFEVEQRRRLWWTLVGYDRRLGEMSGSTVTALSSGGDCKLPLNVNDSDLHVDGKEMPTPHTGPTEMLFALTRVELAMAVSSDSNRDSYKLNNPDKSPAATSGSRSTATIRLAGQDGPSYSLEGYCAHIEGTYLSQCDPKIPLHFFTLTMTRQALCKMRILSFLVRMHNADHVPLKEIERDNLFLQATQMIEYDNVVQSSESLRPFKWYSMHHFPFPAYMFLVQELRHRVSGPMVERAWDAISKNHQLRGLLNNYHSPMHIAFGGHFIKAWDAHEAALIAAGKTVQRPSFLGLLRERAEARRRAKAENRPDPGLSQPQIGVPRSQAETPSSSAGFNSVADQTASGSMSGGQQANSGSVASSDEPGEMDWTYLMSGYNDAGTYPPMGGFGSFTGGFGGGMAGPGMGGMPGVPGMGGMGSPPGGNMFGGN; encoded by the exons ATGCCCTACCCCGACGGCGTCCCCGGTGTGCCGGGCTCTGCcccgcagcagcagccgcctcTCGACCCTGCAGCTGTCAAGCTGACCCGGGGCACCAGCTGTGTACTCTGTCAGCAACGCAAGGTTCGCTGTGACAAGAACAAGCCCTGTGCCAACTGTGTCAAGGCAAAGGTTGAGTGCCGTGTcattcctcctcaacctccccgGCGCCGGAAGAAGCGTCTACAAGAGAAAGACTTGATTGACCGCCTCAAGAAGTACGAAAGTCTTCTGGCTGAGCATGGTGTCAAGGTTGATGCCATCGGCCATGAGCTGAGACCTGATGGACCACCgggcgatgatgttgacgagtTGGAAAACGATTTTGAAGGCCTCAAGACGTCACCCGAGGCTAGCTCCTCACCCGCTACCTCTCAAGTAGAAAA AACCGGCGGTGGAACATGGTTCTCTCTGCATAAAGAG TTCCGAGCAAGTGAACATATGCTTCAAGACTCTTCAGAAGATGAGCCTGAAGTTGGCTCTACCATTCACCGTGCCTTTGACCGCATGTTTGCGACTGATGGCTTCCCCTTTATCATCGGCGGCCCTCTTGGCCCTATCACCCAACTTCATCCTTCCACCATTCACATCTTTCAGCTCTGGCAGATCTACATTGAAAACATCAACCCTTTGCTCAAGATTACACACATCCCCACAGTGCAAGCACAGATCATCGAGGCGAGCTCTGACATTGCAAATGCACCAAGTAATATCGAAGCTCTCATGTTTTCTATTTACTTCATGGCCATCACGTCTCTCGAGGACGCCGATGTTTATAAACGTTTTAACGAGTCCAAGAAAGAGCTTCTGGCGAGATATCATTCCGGTACTCAGCAGGCTCTTACCAAGGCTGGCTTCATGCGCGTCAACGATCCCATTCTCCTACAGGCATATATCCTCTACCTC TTCGCTGTTCGGTGGTTCGTCGACCCTCGGCAAGTCTTTTGTCTTATTGGACTTGCTGTCCGTATAGCTCAGCGAATGGGCCTTCACCGGGACCCAGGCCAATTTGGTCTCCCCCCATTCGAGGTTGAACAGCGTCGTCGACTGTGGTGGACTCTTGTTGGGTACGACCGTCGACTAGGGGAAATGTCTGGATCAACCGTCACGGCCCTCTCCAGCGGTGGTGACTGCAAACTACCCCTGAATGTCAACGATTCAGACTTGCACGTGGACGGCAAAGAGATGCCAACACCGCATACGGGACCAACTGAAATGCTGTTTGCCCTTACGCGCGTTGAGCTTGCCATGGCTGTCTCGAGTGACAGTAATCGCGACAGCTACAAGTTAAACAACCCAGATAAGAGCCCGGCGGCCACATCTGGCTCTCGATCAACAGCAACCATCCGTCTTGCTGGCCAGGACGGACCCTCCTATTCCCTAGAAGGCTACTGCGCACATATTGAGGGCACATATCTCAGCCAATGCGACCCCAAGATTCCTCTGCACTTCTTCACTCTCACCATGACCCGTCAGGCCCTCTGCAAGATGCGCATCCTCAGCTTTCTTGTCCGCATGCACAATGCCGATCACGTACCGCTTAAGGAGATTGAACGAgacaacctcttcctccaggccACGCAGATGATCGAGTACGACAATGTCGTCCAATCATCCGAGTCCCTGCGGCCTTTCAAGTGGTACTCGATGCACCACTTTCCCTTCCCGGCATACATGTTTCTCGTGCAGGAGCTACGTCATCGAGTCTCCGGCCCCATGGTAGAGCGTGCCTGGgacgccatctccaagaaccACCAGCTGCGTGGCTTGCTCAACAACTACCATAGCCCTATGCACATTGCATTCGGTGGCCATTTTATCAAAGCCTGGGACGCACATGAAGCCGCGCTCATTGCAGCTGGCAAAACTGTCCAGCGACCAAGCTTCCTCGGGCTTCTGCGAGAACGTGCTGAAGCCCGCCGTCgtgccaaggccgagaatCGTCCTGACCCAGGACTCTCGCAGCCACAGATTGGCGTCCCGCGGTCACAGGCCGAGACGCCTTCGTCTTCAGCAGGATTCAACTCAGTCGCCGACCAGACCGCCTCTGGTTCCATGTCTGGTGGCCAGCAAGCCAACTCAGGATCTGTCGCCTCCAGTGACGAGCCGGGCGAGATGGACTGGACGTACCTCATGTCCGGCTACAACGACGCAGGAACCTATCCCCCGATGGGTGGCTTTGGAAGCTTTACCGGGGGGTTTGGCGGAGGCATGGCTGGTCCTGGAATGGGAGGTATGCCTGGCGTGCCTGGGATGGGAGGCATGGGAAGTCCACCAGGGGGCAACATGTTTGGCGGTAACTAG